In the Pseudonocardia cypriaca genome, one interval contains:
- the metK gene encoding methionine adenosyltransferase, whose translation MATPGRRLFTSESVTEGHPDKMCDAISDTILDALLAQDPRSRVAVETLVTTGQVHVAGEVTTSAYADIPTLVRDKVLEIGYDSSAKGFDGASCGVNVAIGAQSADIAQGVDTAYESRVESSEDEIARQGAGDQGLMFGYANTDTPELLPLPIALAHRLARRLTDARKSGLLPYLRPDGKTQVTIEYDGDKAVRLDTVVLSTQHAADIDLDGLLAPDIREHVVGPEISDLGLDVADVRLLVNPTGRFVVGGPMGDAGLTGRKIIVDTYGGFARHGGGAFSGKDPSKVDRSAAYAMRWVAKNAVAAGLAERIEVQVAYAIGKAAPVGLFVETFGTEHVDPVKIQSAITEVFDLRPAAIIRDLDLLRPIYAQTAAYGHFGRTDIELPWENTDRAGALKAAAGA comes from the coding sequence GTGGCGACACCAGGGCGGCGGCTGTTCACCAGCGAGTCGGTGACCGAGGGTCATCCCGACAAGATGTGCGACGCGATCAGCGACACGATCCTCGACGCGCTGCTGGCGCAGGACCCGCGCAGCCGGGTGGCCGTGGAGACGCTCGTGACCACCGGGCAGGTGCACGTCGCCGGTGAGGTCACCACGAGCGCGTACGCGGACATCCCGACGCTCGTGCGGGACAAGGTCCTGGAGATCGGCTACGACTCCTCCGCGAAGGGCTTCGACGGCGCTTCCTGCGGCGTGAACGTCGCGATCGGCGCGCAGTCGGCGGACATCGCCCAGGGCGTCGACACCGCGTACGAGAGCCGGGTGGAGTCCTCCGAGGACGAGATCGCCCGCCAGGGTGCCGGTGATCAGGGTCTGATGTTCGGCTACGCCAACACCGACACCCCCGAGCTGCTGCCGCTGCCGATCGCGCTCGCGCACCGGCTGGCCCGCCGCCTCACCGACGCCCGCAAGTCGGGCCTGCTGCCCTACCTGCGCCCGGACGGCAAGACGCAGGTCACCATCGAGTACGACGGCGACAAGGCCGTCCGGCTCGACACGGTGGTCCTCTCCACCCAGCACGCCGCCGACATCGACCTGGACGGCCTGCTGGCACCCGACATCCGCGAGCACGTCGTCGGCCCGGAGATCAGCGACCTCGGCCTGGACGTCGCGGACGTCCGGCTGCTGGTCAACCCGACCGGCCGGTTCGTCGTGGGCGGTCCGATGGGTGACGCGGGCCTCACCGGCCGCAAGATCATCGTCGACACCTACGGCGGCTTCGCCCGCCACGGCGGCGGCGCGTTCTCCGGCAAGGACCCGTCGAAGGTGGACCGTTCCGCCGCGTACGCGATGCGCTGGGTCGCCAAGAACGCGGTGGCCGCCGGGCTCGCCGAGCGCATCGAGGTGCAGGTCGCGTACGCGATCGGCAAGGCCGCCCCGGTCGGCCTGTTCGTCGAGACGTTCGGCACCGAGCACGTCGACCCGGTGAAGATCCAGTCGGCGATCACCGAGGTCTTCGACCTGCGCCCGGCCGCGATCATCCGCGACCTCGACCTGCTGCGCCCGATCTACGCCCAGACCGCGGCGTACGGGCACTTCGGCCGCACCGACATCGAGCTGCCGTGGGAGAACACCGACCGCGCCGGTGCGCTGAAGGCAGCGGCAGGCGCCTGA
- a CDS encoding SH3 domain-containing protein yields MKAPKSLFDRPGRATAAVGAVIAVSATAAVALLSGTATATPSAEQPGRCTKNVNVRAEPDTTSRIVALCEEGTAVKVGEAREGFLRLTNLGGWAAQEYISVNGRAPAAAARPSGSESDADDADERRPGREARESARAGRDGAGSGNDSGSDSGSSGDSTADESSDPAESSDPAETDESEDSELPGQRQAPQPGGLGGLLG; encoded by the coding sequence ATGAAGGCCCCCAAGTCGCTGTTCGACCGACCCGGCCGCGCCACCGCCGCCGTCGGTGCGGTGATCGCGGTGAGCGCGACCGCGGCCGTCGCACTGCTCTCCGGCACCGCCACCGCCACCCCTAGCGCCGAGCAGCCCGGCAGGTGCACCAAGAACGTCAACGTTCGCGCCGAGCCGGACACCACCTCGCGGATCGTCGCCCTGTGCGAGGAGGGCACCGCGGTGAAGGTCGGCGAGGCCCGCGAAGGCTTCCTGCGGCTCACCAACCTCGGCGGCTGGGCGGCGCAGGAGTACATCTCCGTGAACGGTCGCGCCCCGGCCGCCGCTGCCCGGCCCTCCGGCTCGGAGAGCGACGCCGACGACGCCGACGAGCGCCGCCCTGGCCGCGAGGCGCGCGAGAGCGCGCGCGCCGGCCGCGACGGTGCCGGCTCGGGCAACGACTCCGGCAGCGACTCCGGCAGCTCCGGCGACAGCACCGCCGACGAGAGCAGCGACCCCGCCGAGTCCAGCGACCCGGCCGAGACCGACGAGTCCGAGGACTCGGAGCTCCCCGGCCAGCGCCAGGCGCCGCAGCCCGGCGGCCTCGGCGGACTGCTCGGCTGA
- the coaBC gene encoding bifunctional phosphopantothenoylcysteine decarboxylase/phosphopantothenate--cysteine ligase CoaBC, whose translation MPLPRVLLGVAGGIAAYKSAELLRRLTETGHSVRVLPTPSALEFVGAATFEALSGQPVHTGVFADVPQVPHVRLGQEADLVVVAPATADLMARAAAGRADDLLTASLLTARCPVLFAPAMHTEMWEHPATRANVELLRSRGVIVLEPASGRLTGADTGPGRLPDPAEIAEFARLLLERRDALPRDLAGRRVVVSAGGTREALDPVRYLGNRSSGRQGYALARVAAQRGAHVTLVAAHTADLGDPAAVEVVRVGSALELRDAMHAAAKDADAVVMAAAVADFRPDALAAHKIKKDGSEPPPLRLALNPDILVELVAAREPGQVVVGFAAETGDEAGDPLHHGRAKLARKGCDLLVVNAVGDGRAFEVPDNSGWLLGADGSEKELEAGSKALLASHVWDAVAARLD comes from the coding sequence ATGCCGCTGCCCCGGGTCCTGCTCGGGGTGGCCGGCGGCATCGCGGCCTACAAGAGCGCGGAGCTGCTCCGCCGGCTCACCGAGACCGGCCACTCCGTGCGGGTGCTGCCCACGCCGTCGGCGCTGGAGTTCGTCGGTGCCGCCACCTTCGAGGCGCTGTCCGGCCAGCCGGTGCACACCGGCGTGTTCGCCGACGTCCCGCAGGTGCCGCACGTCCGGCTCGGCCAGGAGGCCGATCTCGTCGTCGTCGCGCCCGCCACCGCCGACCTGATGGCACGCGCCGCGGCCGGCCGCGCCGACGATCTGCTCACCGCGTCGCTGCTCACCGCCCGCTGTCCGGTGCTGTTCGCACCGGCCATGCACACGGAGATGTGGGAGCACCCGGCCACGCGTGCCAACGTGGAGCTGCTGCGCTCCCGCGGCGTGATCGTCCTGGAGCCCGCGTCGGGCCGGCTGACGGGTGCCGACACCGGCCCCGGGCGCCTGCCCGACCCCGCCGAGATCGCGGAGTTCGCCCGGCTGCTGCTGGAGCGCCGCGACGCGTTGCCGCGAGACCTCGCAGGCCGCCGCGTCGTCGTTTCCGCGGGTGGCACGCGCGAGGCCCTCGACCCCGTCCGCTACCTCGGCAACCGCTCGTCGGGCCGGCAGGGCTACGCGCTCGCCCGGGTGGCGGCACAGCGGGGAGCGCACGTCACCCTCGTGGCCGCGCACACCGCCGACCTGGGCGACCCGGCCGCCGTCGAGGTGGTGCGGGTCGGGTCGGCGCTGGAGCTGCGCGACGCGATGCACGCCGCCGCGAAGGACGCCGACGCCGTGGTGATGGCAGCCGCGGTCGCCGACTTCCGCCCCGACGCACTCGCGGCGCACAAGATCAAGAAGGACGGTTCGGAACCGCCGCCGCTGCGGCTCGCGCTGAACCCGGACATCCTCGTCGAGCTCGTCGCCGCCCGGGAACCGGGGCAGGTGGTCGTCGGCTTCGCCGCCGAGACCGGCGACGAGGCAGGCGACCCGCTCCACCACGGCCGCGCCAAGCTCGCCCGCAAGGGCTGCGACCTGCTCGTCGTCAACGCGGTCGGGGACGGACGGGCGTTCGAGGTGCCCGACAACTCCGGATGGCTCCTGGGCGCCGACGGCAGCGAGAAGGAGCTCGAGGCCGGCTCCAAGGCGCTGCTCGCGTCCCACGTCTGGGACGCGGTGGCCGCCCGGCTCGACTGA
- the rpoZ gene encoding DNA-directed RNA polymerase subunit omega: MPLTGVVAGSTPEGITNPPIDDLLGQVSSKYALVIYAAKRARQINDYYSQLGEGLLEYVGPLVEPGPREKPLSIAMREIQAGLLEHTEGEQ, translated from the coding sequence ATGCCGCTGACCGGTGTCGTCGCCGGTTCCACGCCCGAGGGCATCACCAACCCGCCCATCGACGACCTGCTCGGCCAGGTCAGTTCCAAGTACGCGCTGGTGATCTACGCCGCCAAGCGCGCCCGCCAGATCAACGACTACTACTCGCAGCTCGGCGAGGGCCTGCTCGAGTACGTCGGCCCGCTCGTGGAGCCGGGCCCGCGCGAGAAGCCGCTGTCGATCGCGATGCGCGAGATCCAGGCCGGGCTCCTCGAGCACACAGAGGGCGAGCAGTAA